A region of the Conyzicola lurida genome:
CCATGGTCGGGATCACCACCGGCTGGGGCACGGTCGACCCCCTGCTTGCCGCCATCGGGGAGCTCACAGAGATGTTCGGCGAACTGATCTCGAGCGATTACGAGGACGGCATCGACGCTCTCAACGCCTTCGCCGCAGACGAGTCGAAGCCGATGCCGTTGCGGCTCCGGGCGCTCACCCTGCTCGTGTCGACGTACTCGCACCGTGGCGAGCCCGCGGAACTCGACAGGGCCTACACCGACGGGCGTGCGCTGGTCGGCGAGATCGCCGCATCCCGCAGCTTTCGCACTTACAGCGACGACCACACGGCCGCCGCGATCTTCATTGCCCGCGCGGGCTTCACGTTGTCGCAGCAGGGCGAGTCGCGGGTGCAGCTCTCCCACGACCTCGACGTCTACGCGCTCCGTGCCGTGCTGGAGGGCAACGAGTTGGAACTCGCCCTCGTCAACGCGGTGTCCGGCTCGCTGAGCCTGTCGTCGCAGAACGCCGCGCGTGCCGAGGTGGAACTGGCCCGCGCCGAGGCCGGCTTGCGATTCAAGACCGAGCCCGAGACCTCGTTCGTCGTACGCCTGTTGCGCGCGGTGTCGCTGTTCGCCCTCAACCGGCCGGACGAGGCGATGGAGATCTTCGGCAGCATGTCGCCGGCGGAACTGACGAGCGAACCGTGGATGGAGTTCTACTCCCGCTACATCCGCATCCTGCTCGACGTGAACCCCGCCGACATGACGAAGACCCACGCGGCGCTGCTCGACCTCGCGGACTACAAAAAAGGCCGCTACCGCCAGGTGAGCATGACCGGCGCGTATCTCGCGTCGCGGGCCGGTGCACCGCTGGACAAGCTGGTCGCGTTGATGGACGGCTTCGAGTCGCTCGGCCACTCGCACATCGCCGACGTCTACGAGGAGCACGTGCGTGCCGAGGCCGCCGGCGACGCGTTCCGCCTCGACGCCGTCGGCTCGAGGCTCGAGGAGTTCGGCCTCAGCGAGGAAGCGGCGTGGGCGTTCTCGCTTGCCATGACCGCTCACCTCGGGCACGGCCGCTCGGCCGAAGCGGTCGTCAGCCGTGCCCGCCGCGACGCGCAGGCGCGTCAGCCGCTCAGCCCGGTGACGGCGGTGGTGCCGGCCAGCAACGCCGCAGCGCGCGACAATGTGGCGCGGCTCACCCGCCGCGAGCTCGAGATCGCCCAGCTCGCCGGCATCGGCCTGAGCAACTCGGAGATCGCCAGCAGGCTGTTCCTCAGCGTCCGCACCGTGGAGTCCCACGTGCTGCAGGCCCGGGTCAAGCTCGGAGCGAGCCGCCGCAGCGAGCTCGGCCTCTACCTCGCCGACGTGGGCAGCAAGGTCTCCTGACCCCTGCCGCGACGTCCGCGCCCGCATATTCGGGCGCGGGCGCCGCTTCGGCGTATCGAGGTCGGCGCCGCTAGAACTCGGTGTGCCCGAGATCGGGCGCGGCGACGAAGCGCGCCATGGGATCCGCGATCGCGAGCGTCTCGAAGACCACCAGCTCGTTGCGCCCGGGGCGCAACAGCGGGCCCGGCACGTAGAGCGTCGACCCCGGACCGCGGCTCCAGTACCGTCCGAGGTTGAAGCCGTTCACGAAGACGTTGCCCTTGCCCCAGCCGGCCGTGCTGAGGAACAGGTCGACCGGCTCGTCGATCTCGAACACCGCACCCGCGAAGGCGGGGCCGCTGACAGGCCCGATGGATGCCGCGGCGAACACGCCCGCGGGCGGCGCATCGAGGTCGATCGGCAGCACGCTCCACGACGTCAGTTCGGTGCGTTCCCCCGTGGCGGTGGCGCCGAGCACCGCGGGACCGAGGAGCCCCTTCGACTCGCCGATGCGCTCGCCGTAGTTCACCCGCCCCTGGTCCTCGACGAGGATCTCGAGCACACCGGGTCCGGGCACGACGAGCGCGGTGTCGTGCTGGTCGCGGCTCAGCACGCCGACCGGCGCACCGTCGAGGAACACCTGCGCGCGGTCGCGCACCTCGCCGAACGAGAGCACGCCGTCGCGGTCGACGGCGGTGCGGTACAGGGCAAACCCGCGGAAGTGGCCGATCTCGTCGAGTGTCGGCAGGTGGTCGTACTCTCCCCACGATCCGAGGGAGGAGGAACCCGATGCGACGGCCGCGGCGAGGGAGACGGTGGTGTCGAGCGCCACCTCGAACACGGGCGCGGGCGCGCTGGCGACGGGCACCTCGTCGGGCACGGGGGCGTACTTCGCGATCACGTCGCGGAAAGCCCAGAACTTCGGTCCGGGCTCGCCGGACTCCGTGAGCGGGGCGTCGTAGTCGTAGGACGTGACGGTGGGCTGGTACACGCCCTTGTCGTTGGCGCCGTTGGTGAAGCCGAAGTTGGTGCCGCCGTGCAGCATGTAGAGGTTGACCGAGGCGCCGGTCGCGAGCAGCTCGTCGAGTTCGGCGGCGGCCTCCTCGGCTCCGGTGGTGTGGTGGTGCGCACCCCAGTAGTCGAACCAGCCGTTCCAGAACTCGGCGCACATGAGCGGGCCGGTGGGCTGGTGGGCGCGCAACGTGGCGAGGCGCTCGGTGGCGCGGGAGCCGAACGACGCGGTCTTGTGCAGTTCGGGAAGGCTGCCGTCGTCGAGCATCTGGTCGGTGGGCTGGTCGATCGTAGTGAACGGCACGGTGATCCCGCCGGCGCGGTTGAGGTCGACGAGCGCGCGCAGGTAGTCCTTGTCGTCGCTGTACGCCCCGTACTCGTTCTCGATCTGCACGAGGATGACCGGTCCGCCGTTCTCGATCTGCCGCTCGGCGACGATCGGCAGCAGGGCGTCGAAGTACTCGGCGATGGCGGCGAGGTAGCGCGGCTCGTTGCGGCGCACACCGACCTCGGGGTCGGTGAACAGCCAGGCGGGCAGGCCGCCGTTGTCCCACTCGGCGCAGATGAACGGGCCGGGCCGCACGATCGCGTACAGCCCCTCGGCGGCCACGAGGTCGAGGAAGCGGGCGAGGTCGAGCCCGCCCGCGGTGTCGAATTCGCCGCGACGGCGGGAGTGCTCGTTCCACGGCACGTAGGTCTCGATCGTGTTGAGCCCCATCAGCTTGGCCTTGTGGATGCGGTCGGCCCAGAGGTCGGGGTGCACGCGGAAGTAGTGCAGTGCCCCGGAGAGGATGCGGAACGGTTTGCCGTCGAGCAGGAAGTCGTGCTCGCCGATGGCGAAGCTGCGGGCCGTCGTGGCCGGGGTCTGTGCTGCCGGGTACGTCACCGGGGCTCCTTGTGTCGTGCGTGGAAATGGTGCGGGCGCTCCCCCTCGGGAAGCGCCCGCGTGTCGTGCATCGTGCTGTGCTGCTACTTCGCGGTGACCGTGAAGCCCTGGTCGTTGCCGTAGTCGGCCGACGCGGTCTCCCACGACTCGAGGCCGCTGTTCAGGTCGCTCTTCGACGCGTAGGACTGGCCCACGGTATCGCCGAAGATGCTGTTCGAGTAGACCTGGAACGGCAGGTAGGTCCAGCCCGGAACCACGTCGGCGATCGACTGTGCGAAGACCTGGTTGATCTGCTGGCCGCCGAAGTACTCGCTCTCGTAGTTCAGGAACTCGTCGGACTCGAGGTCGGCCGTGGTGGACGGGAATCCGCCGCCGTCGATCGAGATCTGGGCTCCGGCGCCCTGGTTCATCCACTGCACGAAGCCGGCGGCGACGAGCTTGTTGTCGCTGCCCTTGAGCACCGCGTCGGCGCTGCCGCCGTTCTCGCTGCTCGCGGGGGTGCCGTCGTAGGTCGGCAGCGGAGCGACGCGCCAGTTGCCGGCGGCCGCGGGCACGCCGGACTCGAGGTTGCCGGGCATCCAGGCGCCGATGTTCAGCGTCGCGATGGTTCCGTCGGCGAGTCCCTTGTACCACTCGTCGCTCCACGACGAGATGGGGGCGACCAGGTCGTTCTCGGTGAGCTGGCTCCACATGTCGGCGAACTTCTTCGAGCCCTCGTCCTGGAGGTCGATCGTCACGTCGGTGCCGTCGGTGGAGTACGGCTGACCGCCGGCCTGCCAGATCATGCTCGTGGTGAAGCCGGCGTCGCCGGTGTCGTTGGTGATGTAGGCGTCGGGGTTGGCCGCGTGGATGGTGTTCGCCGCGGCGATGTACTCGTCCCATGTGGTCGGCACCGCGATACCGAGCGAGTCGAACACCGTCTGGTTGTAGAACATGGCCATGGGGCCGGAGTCCTGGGGCAGCGCGTAGATGCCGCCGTCGAGGCTCACGGAGTTCCACGTGCTGGCCGTGAAGTCGTCTTCGAAGTCGGCGAAACCGAAGTCGGTGAGATCGACCAGGGCGTCGGCGAGCCCGAACTGGGGCATCGCGTAGTACTCGATCTGTGCGACATCCGGACCGCCCGAGCCAGCCTTGATGGCGTTCTGGAGCTTGATGTACTGGTCGTTGCCCGTTCCGGCGTTGACGACCTCGACAGTGACGTTCGGGTATTCGGCTTCGAACCCGGCGGCGAGATCGTCGAGCTGCGGTGCCCAACCCCACACCGTGATGGTGCTCTTCTCCTGCAGTGCCGCTTCGATGTCGGCAGCGGTGCCCGAGTCGGCTCCGCCTCCGGCCGAGGGTGCGCACGCCGCGAGGGCGAGGCCCACGACGAGCCCGGTCGCGACGACGGCCGTCGTGCGACGGACCTTGCTGTGGTGCAACTTCATTGTTCTGCCTTTCACTTCCTTGTAAACGGTGGGCAGGGAATCTGCCCGCGGAGATGTGATTCGTACTCGCGCTGCCGGTCTCCTCCGGCGGCGCACGCTCGTGGTCAGGCCTTGACGCTTCCCGCGGCGAGTCCGGACTGCCAGAACCTCTGCAGGAACAGGAACGCGACGATGATCGGGATGATCGTGAGCAGCGAGCCGGTGATGACGAGGTTGTAGATGGGGTCGCCGCCCGCGGTCGAGGCCTGCGCGTTCCACTGGTTGAGGCCGACGGTGAGCGGGTACCAGGTGGGTTCGCTCAGCATGATGAGGGGCAGGAAGTAGTTGTTCCACGTCGCGACGACGGTGAACAGCAGCACGGTGACGAGACCGGGGGCGAGCAGCTTCAGCGAGATCGTGAAGAAGGTGCGGAACTCGCCGGCTCCGTCCATGCGGGCGGCTTCGAGCACCTCGGTGGGCACGGCGTCGAGCGCGTAGGTCCAGATCAGGTAGAGGCCGAACGGGCTGATCAGCGACGGAAGGATGATCGCCCACGGCGTGTTGGTGAGCCCCATCTGGCTGAACATCAGGAAGGTCGGCACGGCGAGCGCGGTGCCAGGGATGGCGACCGCTCCGATGACGACCGCGAACACGGCCTTCTTGCCCGGGAAGTTGAACTTGGCGAGACCGTAGCCGCCGAGCGCGGCGAGGAACGTCGCCCCGCCTGCTCCGACGACGACGTAGAGCAGCGTGTTGAGGAACCAGCGCACGAAGACGCCGTCGTCGTAGGTGAGCGTGGCGACGATGTTGTCGAAGAACGCGAACGGGCCGCTGAACCAGAGGCCGAACGAGTTGAGCAGTTCGGCCTGGGTCTTGGTCGAGCTGACGAACAGCCAGAACAGGGGCAGCAGGCTGTAGACGACGCCGACGCCCATGATCACGGTGAGCCAGACCGACTTCTTTTTGCTGCGGTCGAGGTGGCCGGTCTTGCGGGCGTAGCGGGGTGCTTTATAGGGCTTGGCGGATGGCGCGGCCGCGACGGGCGCGTCGGAGATCGTTGTCGTCATGATCATGACTCTTTTCTGGAACCGGTGAGCTGCACGACGTAGGCGATGACCGCCGTCAGGAGTCCGACGATGATGGCGATGGTCGCCGAGTAGTTGTACTGCTGGCCGGAGAACGACAGGTTGTAGGCGTACATGTTCGGCGTGAAGTAGGTGGTGATCGAGTTCGGCGCGAGCGACTGCAGGATGTTCGGCTCGTTGAACAGCTGGAAGCTGCCGATGATCGAGAAGATCGTCCCGATGACGATCGCGGGGCGCAGGGCCGGCAGCTTGATGCTGCGGATGATGCGGAAGGCCCCGGCGCCGTCGAGTTCGGCGGCCTCGTAGAGGTCGACCGGGATGACGCGGAGGGCGGCGTAGAACAGCAGCATGTTGTAGCCCACGAACTCCCAGGTCACGATGTTGCCGACGCTCGCCAGTACCCAGGTGTTGGAGAGAGGTGCGAAC
Encoded here:
- a CDS encoding helix-turn-helix transcriptional regulator, with translation MGKSFVASTLVERIEPGMHEANDNSVIRCTRSRDVARLLRLQGDHGESRGIVTIEDAHVLSLENLQGLVDFVGSTDRPVLITLDINPVGPATAESVARTRTITSLWADLGLERVDLSGVGFTEASAMIDDACGHEGLDVVTRARIVHGAAGNPKLIGELTREALRNPGSVDMGSASLILGPNTLPPRILDLARERLLDLSDVDEYALITLAKLGTIPYVRAARLVGQAPLRSLLRRGLVSHEPGASEFVAANLLYASAAQLLREVENPLDAEHAVEKLLLSDLRMGESLTSSECVVLSTYWVNNPDADPLDGLSAEKSASVLCRAARRADVWGLPAASEVFARRSMALAPAVPAVHSLSRALAGQGRVNAALDLLERDTTPHTVPREDVDLAMWWILLSGWVPDSEQRRGTMVGITTGWGTVDPLLAAIGELTEMFGELISSDYEDGIDALNAFAADESKPMPLRLRALTLLVSTYSHRGEPAELDRAYTDGRALVGEIAASRSFRTYSDDHTAAAIFIARAGFTLSQQGESRVQLSHDLDVYALRAVLEGNELELALVNAVSGSLSLSSQNAARAEVELARAEAGLRFKTEPETSFVVRLLRAVSLFALNRPDEAMEIFGSMSPAELTSEPWMEFYSRYIRILLDVNPADMTKTHAALLDLADYKKGRYRQVSMTGAYLASRAGAPLDKLVALMDGFESLGHSHIADVYEEHVRAEAAGDAFRLDAVGSRLEEFGLSEEAAWAFSLAMTAHLGHGRSAEAVVSRARRDAQARQPLSPVTAVVPASNAAARDNVARLTRRELEIAQLAGIGLSNSEIASRLFLSVRTVESHVLQARVKLGASRRSELGLYLADVGSKVS
- a CDS encoding beta-galactosidase, whose translation is MTYPAAQTPATTARSFAIGEHDFLLDGKPFRILSGALHYFRVHPDLWADRIHKAKLMGLNTIETYVPWNEHSRRRGEFDTAGGLDLARFLDLVAAEGLYAIVRPGPFICAEWDNGGLPAWLFTDPEVGVRRNEPRYLAAIAEYFDALLPIVAERQIENGGPVILVQIENEYGAYSDDKDYLRALVDLNRAGGITVPFTTIDQPTDQMLDDGSLPELHKTASFGSRATERLATLRAHQPTGPLMCAEFWNGWFDYWGAHHHTTGAEEAAAELDELLATGASVNLYMLHGGTNFGFTNGANDKGVYQPTVTSYDYDAPLTESGEPGPKFWAFRDVIAKYAPVPDEVPVASAPAPVFEVALDTTVSLAAAVASGSSSLGSWGEYDHLPTLDEIGHFRGFALYRTAVDRDGVLSFGEVRDRAQVFLDGAPVGVLSRDQHDTALVVPGPGVLEILVEDQGRVNYGERIGESKGLLGPAVLGATATGERTELTSWSVLPIDLDAPPAGVFAAASIGPVSGPAFAGAVFEIDEPVDLFLSTAGWGKGNVFVNGFNLGRYWSRGPGSTLYVPGPLLRPGRNELVVFETLAIADPMARFVAAPDLGHTEF
- a CDS encoding ABC transporter substrate-binding protein, which encodes MKLHHSKVRRTTAVVATGLVVGLALAACAPSAGGGADSGTAADIEAALQEKSTITVWGWAPQLDDLAAGFEAEYPNVTVEVVNAGTGNDQYIKLQNAIKAGSGGPDVAQIEYYAMPQFGLADALVDLTDFGFADFEDDFTASTWNSVSLDGGIYALPQDSGPMAMFYNQTVFDSLGIAVPTTWDEYIAAANTIHAANPDAYITNDTGDAGFTTSMIWQAGGQPYSTDGTDVTIDLQDEGSKKFADMWSQLTENDLVAPISSWSDEWYKGLADGTIATLNIGAWMPGNLESGVPAAAGNWRVAPLPTYDGTPASSENGGSADAVLKGSDNKLVAAGFVQWMNQGAGAQISIDGGGFPSTTADLESDEFLNYESEYFGGQQINQVFAQSIADVVPGWTYLPFQVYSNSIFGDTVGQSYASKSDLNSGLESWETASADYGNDQGFTVTAK
- a CDS encoding carbohydrate ABC transporter permease — encoded protein: MTTTISDAPVAAAPSAKPYKAPRYARKTGHLDRSKKKSVWLTVIMGVGVVYSLLPLFWLFVSSTKTQAELLNSFGLWFSGPFAFFDNIVATLTYDDGVFVRWFLNTLLYVVVGAGGATFLAALGGYGLAKFNFPGKKAVFAVVIGAVAIPGTALAVPTFLMFSQMGLTNTPWAIILPSLISPFGLYLIWTYALDAVPTEVLEAARMDGAGEFRTFFTISLKLLAPGLVTVLLFTVVATWNNYFLPLIMLSEPTWYPLTVGLNQWNAQASTAGGDPIYNLVITGSLLTIIPIIVAFLFLQRFWQSGLAAGSVKA